A DNA window from Mastomys coucha isolate ucsf_1 unplaced genomic scaffold, UCSF_Mcou_1 pScaffold21, whole genome shotgun sequence contains the following coding sequences:
- the Prdx3 gene encoding thioredoxin-dependent peroxide reductase, mitochondrial, giving the protein MAAAAGRLLWSSVARHASAISRNSISASTVLRPVASRRTCLTDILWSASVQAKSAFSTSSSFHTPAVTQHAPYFKGTAVINGEFKELSLDDFKGKYLVLFFYPLDFTFVCPTEIVAFSDKAKEFHDVNCEVVAVSVDSHFSHLAWINTPRKNGGLGHMNITLLSDITKQISRDYGVLLESAGIALRGLFIIDPNGIVKHLSVNDLPVGRSVEETLRLVKAFQFVETHGEVCPANWTPESPTIKPSPTASKEYFEKVHQ; this is encoded by the exons ATGGCGGCAGCTGCAGGAAGGTTGCTCTGGTCCTCG gTTGCTCGTCATGCAAGTGCTATTTCCCGGAACAGTATCTCTGCCTCAACAGTTCTTAGGCCTGTTGCTTCTAGAAGAACCTGTTTGACAGACATACTGTGGTCTGCCTCTGTCCAAGCAAAGTCTGCCTTTAGCACCA GTTCCTCTTTCCACACCCCTGCTGTCACCCAGCATGCGCCCTATTTTAAAGGTACCGCTGTTATCAATGGAGAGTTCAAAGAACTGAGTCTCGACGACTTTAAGGGGAAATACTTGGtgcttttcttctaccctttggATTT CACATTTGTGTGCCCTACAGAAATTGTTGCTTTCAGTGACAAAGCTAAGGAATTTCATGATGTAAACTGTGAAGTAGTTGCAGTTTCAGTGGATTCCCACTTCAGTCATCTTGCCTGGATTAACACACCAAGAAAG AATGGTGGTTTGGGCCACATGAACATCACACTGTTGTCGGATATAACTAAGCAGATATCCCGAGACTACGGAGTGCTGTTGGAAAGTGCTGGCATTGCACTCAG AGGTCTCTTCATTATTGACCCTAATGGTATCGTCAAGCACCTGAGTGTCAACGACCTTCCAGTGGGCCGCAGTGTGGAAGAAACACTCCGTTTGGTAAAGGCGTTCCAGTTTGTAGAGACCCATGGAGAAGTCTGCCCAGCCAACTGGACACCAGAGTCCCCTACG atcaAGCCAAGTCCAACAGCTTCCAAAGAATACTTTGAGAAGGTCCATCAGTAG